In a single window of the Cucumis melo cultivar AY chromosome 11, USDA_Cmelo_AY_1.0, whole genome shotgun sequence genome:
- the LOC103497420 gene encoding uncharacterized protein LOC103497420, producing the protein MACLDMYNSDHKSLHRRAPATSPRISFSSDFVDIQQSLKYQEQRSAAPPVSSSSDFEFSVSNYNMMTADELFFEGRLLPYKDSNRTVTTLREELLVEEEEGDDEDDNDDASQRPTSRPGRWKGFLGLKKSHNNNASKKGCRNDGSSGSRDVSGGKRPFGWSSSSSSTRANSSQQVQNEGGSSCKDVEIDF; encoded by the exons ATGGCATGCTTAGACATGTACAACTCCGACCATAAGTCCCTCCACCGCCGTGCTCCGGCTACCAGCCCTAGAATCTCTTTCTCGAGTGACTTCGTTGACATCCAACAGTCCCTCAAATACCAAGAGCAACGCTCCGCAGCTCCTCCCGTCTCGTCCTCCTCTGATTTCGAATTCTCCGTCTCCAACTACAATATGATGACGGCCGATGAGCTTTTCTTCGAGGGTCGTCTTCTCCCTTATAAGGACTCCAATAGAACGGTTACTACTCTTAGAGAAGAACTTCTCGTTGAGGAAGAGGAGGGAGACGACGAAGACGATAATGACGACGCTTCACAACGCCCTACGTCTAGGCCGGGCCGATGGAAGGGCTTTCTTGGCTTGAAAAAGTCTCACAATAATAATGCTTCCAAGAAAGGGTGCAGAAACGATGGCTCTAGCGGCAGCCGTGATGTCAGCGGTGGCAAAAGGCCGTTCGGTTGGTCGTCCTCTTCGTCTAGTACGAGGGCAAACTCTTCCCAACAG GTACAAAATGAAGGAGGATCGAGTTGCAAAGATGTGGAGATTGATTTCTAG
- the LOC103497419 gene encoding B3 domain-containing protein Os01g0234100-like isoform X1: MEHQPRGRNAILLKSSAAATVADDDGDMALTLLARSPRHRLASSSGKARNKMDDNPMLQKVKKRLADWKTSHAVTGPGGKFMSFEQNKAAFDEQCSPGEFKSSAVMRALEVRSNLEQEFPSFVKSLVRSHVASLFWMGLPGAFCKSYLPARDSTMTLEDEAGRHFQVKYIAHKTGLSAGWRQFSAAHKLLEGDVLVFQLVGPTKFKVYVTRASDLTEVDGALGLLNLESRTRHSDAGKDTDYKGDMANDISNKRRVRSALLDTAEKQKKPIPLKSVSRNQVAEQYVNTSEEVVSAIVEAYDIYPAVPFKQIKSFEDFNIVIDGLSINSELPRDLRKRYYKLCCSQNMFLHENLIQGMNRKLVIGVISETITIADAIKASDLSTSRDEFSAWDKTLRAFQLFGMNVGFLRNRLHRLANLAYESEIALDLRALVDANNDQVHVRDEIRNIETKLVELKEACDRFGAAIDGLDSKAEIYKSKFQEEVSAPW; this comes from the exons ATGGAGCATCAACCCAGGGGTCGAAATGCCATTTTATTGAAATCTTCAGCGGCGGCGACGGTGGCGGACGACGACGGAGATATGGCGCTTACCCTGTTGGCCAGAAGTCCGAGGCATAGGCTTGCTTCTTCCTCG GGTAAAGCGCGGAATAAAATGGACGACAATCCGATGCTTCAGAAGGTTAAGAAGAGACTTGCGGATTGGAAAACTAGCCAT GCTGTAACGGGTCCTGGAGGGAAGTTTATGAG CTTTGAGCAAAATAAGGCAGCATTTGATGAGCAATGCTCTCCCGGGGAATTTAAATCATCTGCTGTGATGCGGGCACTTGAGGTTCGATCAAATTTGGAACAAGAATTTCCTAGCTTTGTGAAATCATTGGTCAGATCACATGTTGCAAGCTTATTTTGGATG GGGCTTCCTGGGGCATTCTGTAAGTCATACTTGCCAGCAAGAGATAGTACAATGACTTTAGAAGATGAAGCTGGGAGACATTTTCAAGTAAAATATATTGCACATAAGACAGGGTTGAGTGCTGGATGGAGACAATTTTCTGCTGCACACAAGTTACTTGAGGGTGATGTTTTGGTCTTTCAACTAGTAGGGCCcacaaaatttaag GTTTATGTCACAAGGGCAAGCGATCTGACCGAAGTGGATGGTGCCCTTGGCCTTCTAAATTTGGAGTCTCGTACAAGGCACAGCGATGCAG GAAAAGATACAGACTACAAGGGTGACATGGCTAACGACATTTCAAACAAGAGACGTGTAAGGTCTGCTCTGCTCGATACGGctgaaaaacagaaaaagccaATCCCGTTGAAGTCGGTTTCAAGGAACCAGGTAGCAGAACAATATGTAAATACTAGTGAAGAGGTTGTTTCAGCAATAGTGGAGGCTTACGACATCTATCCAGCAGTTCCATTTAAGCAAATCAAGAGCTTTGAGGACTTCAACATTGTAATTGATGGACTATCAATAAATTCTGAACTGCCAAGAGACCTAAGGAAAAGATATTATAAACTTTGCTGTAGTCAGAATATGTTTCTCCATGAAAATCTCATCCAAGGCATGAATCGCAAGTTAGTTATCGGTGTTATTTCCGAAACAATTACTATAGCCGATGCAATTAAAGCCAGCGATCTATCTACTTCACGAGACGAGTTTTCTGCATGGGACAAAACTCTCCGAGCCTTTCAGCTCTTCGGTATGAATGTTGGATTTTTACGTAATCGTCTCCATAGGCTTGCAAACCTTGCATATGAATCAGAAATTGCCTTGGATCTCAGAGCATTGGTAGATGCCAATAATGACCAAGTGCATGTGCGTGATGAAATCAGAAATATCGAGACAAAGCTTGTTGAATTGAAGGAAGCTTGTGATAGATTTGGAGCTGCCATTGATGGCTTAGATTCTAAAGCTGAAATTTATAAGTCCAAATTCCAGGAAGAAGTTTCTGCTCCATGGTAA
- the LOC103497419 gene encoding B3 domain-containing protein Os01g0234100-like isoform X2 — translation MDDNPMLQKVKKRLADWKTSHAVTGPGGKFMSFEQNKAAFDEQCSPGEFKSSAVMRALEVRSNLEQEFPSFVKSLVRSHVASLFWMGLPGAFCKSYLPARDSTMTLEDEAGRHFQVKYIAHKTGLSAGWRQFSAAHKLLEGDVLVFQLVGPTKFKVYVTRASDLTEVDGALGLLNLESRTRHSDAGKDTDYKGDMANDISNKRRVRSALLDTAEKQKKPIPLKSVSRNQVAEQYVNTSEEVVSAIVEAYDIYPAVPFKQIKSFEDFNIVIDGLSINSELPRDLRKRYYKLCCSQNMFLHENLIQGMNRKLVIGVISETITIADAIKASDLSTSRDEFSAWDKTLRAFQLFGMNVGFLRNRLHRLANLAYESEIALDLRALVDANNDQVHVRDEIRNIETKLVELKEACDRFGAAIDGLDSKAEIYKSKFQEEVSAPW, via the exons ATGGACGACAATCCGATGCTTCAGAAGGTTAAGAAGAGACTTGCGGATTGGAAAACTAGCCAT GCTGTAACGGGTCCTGGAGGGAAGTTTATGAG CTTTGAGCAAAATAAGGCAGCATTTGATGAGCAATGCTCTCCCGGGGAATTTAAATCATCTGCTGTGATGCGGGCACTTGAGGTTCGATCAAATTTGGAACAAGAATTTCCTAGCTTTGTGAAATCATTGGTCAGATCACATGTTGCAAGCTTATTTTGGATG GGGCTTCCTGGGGCATTCTGTAAGTCATACTTGCCAGCAAGAGATAGTACAATGACTTTAGAAGATGAAGCTGGGAGACATTTTCAAGTAAAATATATTGCACATAAGACAGGGTTGAGTGCTGGATGGAGACAATTTTCTGCTGCACACAAGTTACTTGAGGGTGATGTTTTGGTCTTTCAACTAGTAGGGCCcacaaaatttaag GTTTATGTCACAAGGGCAAGCGATCTGACCGAAGTGGATGGTGCCCTTGGCCTTCTAAATTTGGAGTCTCGTACAAGGCACAGCGATGCAG GAAAAGATACAGACTACAAGGGTGACATGGCTAACGACATTTCAAACAAGAGACGTGTAAGGTCTGCTCTGCTCGATACGGctgaaaaacagaaaaagccaATCCCGTTGAAGTCGGTTTCAAGGAACCAGGTAGCAGAACAATATGTAAATACTAGTGAAGAGGTTGTTTCAGCAATAGTGGAGGCTTACGACATCTATCCAGCAGTTCCATTTAAGCAAATCAAGAGCTTTGAGGACTTCAACATTGTAATTGATGGACTATCAATAAATTCTGAACTGCCAAGAGACCTAAGGAAAAGATATTATAAACTTTGCTGTAGTCAGAATATGTTTCTCCATGAAAATCTCATCCAAGGCATGAATCGCAAGTTAGTTATCGGTGTTATTTCCGAAACAATTACTATAGCCGATGCAATTAAAGCCAGCGATCTATCTACTTCACGAGACGAGTTTTCTGCATGGGACAAAACTCTCCGAGCCTTTCAGCTCTTCGGTATGAATGTTGGATTTTTACGTAATCGTCTCCATAGGCTTGCAAACCTTGCATATGAATCAGAAATTGCCTTGGATCTCAGAGCATTGGTAGATGCCAATAATGACCAAGTGCATGTGCGTGATGAAATCAGAAATATCGAGACAAAGCTTGTTGAATTGAAGGAAGCTTGTGATAGATTTGGAGCTGCCATTGATGGCTTAGATTCTAAAGCTGAAATTTATAAGTCCAAATTCCAGGAAGAAGTTTCTGCTCCATGGTAA